One window from the genome of Bdellovibrio sp. NC01 encodes:
- the atpC gene encoding ATP synthase F1 subunit epsilon: MFKLTIVTPERRLLIDQEVEEVTVPGFKGELNILPGHAPLITTLGIGVMKWRLKGQEKQNQAVISWGYCQVSPEGVNVLANIADLPEEIDLVATKEYLDKSEKHVLNEVITDADWTEFQKEWTRARAKIEVAESLPKK, encoded by the coding sequence ATGTTTAAACTGACTATCGTGACTCCAGAGCGTCGTCTTCTTATCGACCAAGAGGTTGAAGAAGTGACTGTTCCTGGTTTTAAAGGGGAACTTAATATTCTTCCTGGTCACGCGCCTCTTATCACTACACTAGGTATTGGTGTGATGAAATGGAGACTTAAAGGTCAAGAAAAGCAAAACCAAGCTGTTATCAGCTGGGGATATTGCCAAGTAAGTCCTGAAGGCGTGAATGTTCTAGCTAATATTGCTGATCTGCCGGAAGAAATCGATCTTGTTGCGACGAAAGAGTACCTAGACAAATCTGAGAAACACGTTCTTAACGAAGTGATCACAGATGCTGACTGGACTGAGTTCCAAAAAGAATGGACTCGTGCAAGAGCGAAAATCGAAGTTGCTGAGAGCCTTCCAAAAAAATAA
- the atpD gene encoding F0F1 ATP synthase subunit beta, producing the protein MAFGKVKQVLGPVVDVEFEGGELPAINSALRVTNKFISEAEYNLVLEVAQHLGDGVVRTISMDQTEGLVRGEKVKVLGTQITAPVGRESLGRIINVVGEPIDEQGPVNAKEHWGIHRTAPKFEDQATAAAMLMTGIKVVDLLAPYAKGGKIGLFGGAGVGKTVLIQELIRNIATEHGGFSVFAGVGERTREGNDLWQEMKQSGVLAKTSLVFGQMNEPPGARARVALTGLTVAEYFRDVENQDVLFFVDNIFRFTQAGAEVSALLGRIPSAVGYQPTLATEMGALQERITSTKKGSITSVQAVYVPADDYTDPAPATTFTHLDATTNLDRDIAAMAIFPAVHPLTSTSRLLDPTVIGEEHYKCARDVQALLQRYRELQDIIAILGMDELSEADKLVVSRSRKIQRFLSQPFFVAEQFTGLSGKYVDIKDTVKGFREILDGKHDALPEQAFYLVGTIEDVIEKAKKLQA; encoded by the coding sequence ATGGCATTCGGTAAAGTAAAACAGGTATTGGGTCCCGTAGTGGACGTTGAATTCGAAGGCGGTGAATTGCCAGCGATCAACTCTGCACTTCGCGTAACAAATAAATTTATCTCTGAAGCAGAATACAATCTAGTTCTTGAAGTTGCTCAGCACTTGGGTGACGGCGTTGTAAGAACTATCTCTATGGACCAAACTGAAGGTTTAGTTCGTGGCGAAAAAGTTAAAGTATTGGGCACTCAAATCACAGCTCCAGTTGGCCGTGAATCTTTGGGTCGTATCATCAACGTAGTTGGTGAACCAATCGACGAACAAGGTCCAGTAAACGCAAAAGAACACTGGGGTATCCACAGAACTGCTCCTAAATTCGAAGACCAAGCAACTGCTGCAGCAATGTTGATGACTGGTATCAAAGTCGTAGACTTGCTGGCTCCATACGCTAAGGGTGGTAAAATCGGTTTGTTCGGTGGTGCCGGTGTAGGTAAGACAGTTCTTATCCAAGAACTTATCCGTAACATCGCTACTGAGCACGGTGGTTTCTCTGTATTCGCGGGCGTTGGTGAACGTACTCGTGAAGGTAATGACTTGTGGCAAGAGATGAAACAATCTGGCGTATTGGCTAAGACTTCTCTAGTTTTCGGTCAAATGAATGAACCACCTGGAGCACGTGCACGCGTTGCTTTGACTGGTTTGACAGTTGCTGAATACTTCCGTGACGTTGAAAACCAAGACGTTCTTTTCTTCGTTGATAACATCTTCCGCTTTACTCAAGCGGGTGCCGAAGTTTCTGCGTTGTTGGGTCGTATCCCTTCAGCGGTAGGTTACCAACCAACATTGGCGACTGAGATGGGTGCTCTTCAAGAGCGTATCACATCAACTAAAAAAGGTTCGATCACGTCAGTTCAAGCGGTATACGTACCAGCCGATGACTACACGGATCCAGCTCCAGCTACTACATTTACTCACTTGGATGCGACTACAAATCTTGACCGTGATATCGCAGCTATGGCCATCTTCCCAGCGGTTCACCCATTGACGTCTACTTCACGTCTTTTGGATCCAACTGTTATCGGTGAAGAGCACTACAAATGCGCTCGTGACGTTCAAGCATTGTTGCAACGTTACCGTGAACTTCAAGATATCATCGCTATCTTGGGTATGGACGAATTGTCTGAAGCGGATAAATTGGTTGTATCACGTTCTCGTAAGATCCAACGTTTCTTGTCTCAGCCGTTCTTCGTTGCTGAGCAGTTCACTGGTCTTTCTGGTAAATACGTTGATATCAAAGACACTGTTAAAGGTTTCCGTGAGATCCTTGACGGTAAACACGATGCTCTTCCTGAACAAGCGTTCTACCTTGTTGGTACTATCGAAGACGTTATCGAAAAAGCTAAGAAGTTGCAGGCGTAG
- the atpG gene encoding ATP synthase F1 subunit gamma, whose amino-acid sequence MASLKDIRARIESTKNTQQITKAMKLVSAAKLRKAQNNIVNMRPYALTLRKVIADIAVTNKVSHPLMEKKEQVKNVLLVVITSDRGLCGAFNSNINKFTENYYNENKNSVEKIDFLFIGRRGHDYFQRRGIKPVDYITKLDKDISYELASKVANRVMTDYLEGAYDEVRIVHNEFKSAISQVVVCETILPIDMGKTTFNTEAETAGGFAVDMIFEPAPEQIIKELLEKHFDLQVYRCMSESVAGEHGARMSAMENATNNAKEMINKLTLTYNKLRQEKITTELTEIVSGAEALK is encoded by the coding sequence ATGGCAAGCTTGAAGGATATCCGGGCTCGAATTGAGTCCACTAAAAACACCCAGCAGATCACGAAAGCTATGAAGCTCGTGTCTGCTGCGAAGTTGAGAAAGGCGCAGAATAACATCGTTAATATGCGTCCTTATGCTCTGACTTTGCGTAAGGTGATTGCGGATATCGCTGTGACTAACAAAGTTTCGCATCCGTTGATGGAGAAGAAAGAACAAGTAAAGAACGTTTTGCTTGTGGTTATTACTTCTGATCGCGGTCTTTGCGGCGCTTTCAACAGCAATATCAACAAATTTACTGAGAACTACTATAACGAGAACAAGAACTCTGTTGAAAAAATTGATTTCTTGTTCATCGGTCGTCGTGGTCACGATTACTTCCAAAGAAGAGGCATCAAGCCGGTTGATTACATCACGAAGCTTGATAAAGACATCTCTTACGAGTTGGCTTCTAAAGTGGCGAATCGCGTGATGACTGATTATCTTGAGGGCGCTTACGACGAAGTTCGTATCGTTCACAATGAATTCAAATCTGCAATTTCTCAAGTTGTAGTGTGCGAAACTATTTTGCCTATCGATATGGGTAAAACAACTTTCAACACTGAAGCTGAAACTGCGGGTGGATTTGCAGTAGATATGATTTTCGAACCAGCTCCTGAGCAAATCATCAAAGAATTGCTAGAGAAGCATTTCGATCTTCAAGTTTACAGATGTATGTCGGAGTCTGTTGCCGGTGAACATGGTGCTCGTATGAGCGCGATGGAAAACGCGACAAACAACGCAAAAGAGATGATCAACAAGCTCACTCTTACATACAACAAATTGAGACAAGAAAAAATTACTACAGAATTGACTGAAATCGTATCGGGCGCGGAAGCGCTTAAATAG
- the atpA gene encoding F0F1 ATP synthase subunit alpha: METTIRADEISRVLKEQINQYNKKIEVSETGSVLSVGDGVARIYGLENAMAGELVEFPGEVYGMVLNLEEGHVGTVLFGEDRQIKEGDTVKRTKKIVSVPVGEALLGRVVDALGNPIDGRGPINTPHSRIVETKAPGIVYRHPVEEPLQTGIKAIDALVPIGRGQRELIIGDRQTGKTTIAVDTIINQKGQNVQCFYVAIGQKQSTVALVVEKLRAAGALEYTTVIAANASDPAPLQYLAAYSGTAMAEYFRDTGRHALIVYDDLTKQAQAYRQLSLLLRRPPGREAYPGDVFYCHSRLLERASKLSADKGGGSLTALPIIETQAGDISAYIPTNVISITDGQIFLESDLFYKGIRPAISVGKSVSRVGGAAQIKAMKQVAGSMKLELAQFRAMEAFAAFASDLDKATQQQLARGRRLVEVLKQPQYQPVKVEEQIVMIFAASNAFIDIYPETDAKRYEVEMIEFLKNKHSDIIKTISEKKAISDDTKKALLSALEEFKAIFQPSNK, from the coding sequence ATGGAAACGACAATCCGTGCTGACGAAATCAGTCGCGTTCTCAAAGAGCAAATCAATCAATACAATAAAAAGATTGAAGTAAGTGAAACAGGTAGCGTTCTTTCAGTAGGTGACGGCGTAGCCCGTATCTATGGTCTTGAAAACGCAATGGCTGGTGAACTTGTTGAGTTCCCAGGTGAAGTATACGGAATGGTTTTGAACCTTGAAGAAGGTCACGTTGGTACCGTTCTATTCGGTGAAGATCGCCAAATCAAAGAAGGCGACACTGTTAAAAGAACTAAAAAAATCGTTTCTGTACCAGTAGGTGAAGCACTTCTTGGTCGTGTTGTAGACGCTCTTGGTAACCCAATTGATGGTCGCGGCCCAATCAATACTCCTCACTCTCGTATCGTTGAAACTAAAGCTCCTGGTATCGTTTACCGTCATCCAGTTGAAGAGCCTCTTCAAACTGGTATCAAAGCTATCGACGCCTTGGTACCAATCGGTCGTGGTCAACGTGAGTTGATCATCGGTGACCGTCAAACTGGTAAAACGACTATCGCGGTTGACACTATCATCAACCAAAAAGGTCAAAACGTTCAGTGCTTCTACGTAGCTATCGGTCAAAAACAATCGACTGTTGCTCTAGTAGTTGAAAAATTGCGTGCAGCTGGTGCTCTTGAGTACACAACTGTTATCGCTGCCAATGCATCTGACCCAGCACCACTTCAATACCTTGCTGCTTACTCTGGTACAGCAATGGCTGAATACTTCCGTGATACTGGCAGACATGCTTTGATCGTTTACGATGACTTGACGAAACAAGCTCAAGCTTACCGTCAATTGTCTCTTCTTCTTCGTCGTCCTCCAGGACGTGAAGCGTACCCAGGCGACGTGTTCTATTGCCATAGCCGTCTTCTTGAGCGTGCTTCTAAATTGTCTGCAGATAAAGGCGGCGGTTCATTGACTGCATTGCCAATCATCGAGACACAAGCGGGTGACATCTCTGCTTACATCCCAACAAACGTTATCTCTATCACTGACGGCCAGATCTTCCTTGAATCAGACTTGTTCTATAAAGGTATCCGTCCAGCGATCTCTGTAGGTAAATCAGTATCGCGCGTTGGTGGTGCGGCTCAAATCAAAGCGATGAAACAAGTTGCGGGTTCTATGAAACTTGAACTTGCTCAGTTCCGTGCGATGGAAGCATTCGCGGCGTTCGCTTCTGACTTGGATAAAGCGACTCAACAACAGTTGGCTCGTGGTCGTCGTCTTGTGGAAGTTTTGAAACAACCACAATACCAACCAGTAAAAGTTGAAGAACAAATCGTTATGATCTTCGCAGCTTCAAACGCGTTCATCGATATCTACCCAGAGACAGATGCAAAACGCTACGAAGTTGAGATGATTGAGTTCTTGAAAAACAAGCACTCTGACATCATCAAAACGATTTCTGAGAAGAAAGCGATCAGCGACGATACTAAAAAAGCGTTGTTGTCAGCTCTTGAAGAGTTCAAAGCTATCTTCCAACCTTCTAACAAATAG